A stretch of Amycolatopsis balhimycina FH 1894 DNA encodes these proteins:
- a CDS encoding type I polyketide synthase, whose product MNDEAELDLAIVGLAGRFPGAADVGAFWRHVLAGVPVVSRFTPAELAEAGVPEHEYRHPDYVPAFGVLDDVEGFDAAFFGYSPRDARLIDPQQRLFLECAWQALESSGHLTRADEELVGVYAATGMSTYLLKNLLAAGDAAGSEYELSLGNDKDAVATRVAYHLGLQGPAVAVQTACSSSLVAVHVAGQALLAGECDVALAGAAHVRVPMRSGYRYEPGGIMARDGVCRPFDAAATGTVGGNGAGVVVLRRLADAVRDGDTVHAVVKGSAVNNDGRAKVGYTAPGVAGQLAVIRTAHQAADVDPATIGYVEAHGTGTALGDRIELAALTQAFGTAGRHALGSVKAVTGHLDVAAGVTGLIKACLAVRHGVVPPSPYCTTPQPELADSPFFVNTEAEPWPVAGPRRAAVSSFGIGGTNAHVVIEQAPETARTETGGEHVLVLSARTPAALEQARKDLREHLRGEDVPMADVAYTLQTTRRRFEHRLALVARDRDEAVRRLGGGPDADTASGDLTDGSVAFLFPGQGAQYTGMGAELHRTEPVFREHYDTCAGLLGFDLAEALRGEQLGQTRITQPALFTVEYALAKLWQSKGIQPAAMAGHSIGEYVAACLAGVFDLEDALAIVATRGRLMQAMPVGAMLSVSLPADELVLPPGVELAAANAPRLSVVAGERDAVAAYAGRLRGDGVKCRELHTSHAFHSAMMDPVVAEFAGFVAGFLLRAPQIPVLSNVTGDWLTDGDARDPGYWARQLRAPVRFDDCASRLLARPHALLEVGPGTTLTTLVGQRPGAPARATASLGGPKSSESERVAMAGALGRLWLAGVAVEWPRAGRHVPLPTYPFQRERHWVGPAATPEPAPETVPAERDRTPLAVVSEIWAELLGLPDIGVDDDFFVLGGHSLLGTKVVARIREALGVDLPAGAVFDAPTIAGLAAAVEQLLATDPMAELLAEIRALSPEELRAQLAATRGEDR is encoded by the coding sequence ATGAACGACGAAGCGGAACTGGATCTCGCGATCGTGGGGCTGGCCGGGAGGTTCCCCGGCGCGGCCGACGTCGGCGCGTTCTGGCGGCACGTCCTGGCCGGGGTCCCGGTGGTCTCCCGGTTCACCCCCGCCGAGCTGGCCGAGGCCGGGGTGCCGGAGCACGAGTACCGGCACCCGGACTACGTGCCGGCGTTCGGGGTGCTCGACGACGTCGAAGGGTTCGATGCGGCGTTCTTCGGCTACTCGCCGCGGGACGCGCGGTTGATCGACCCGCAGCAGCGGCTCTTCCTCGAGTGTGCGTGGCAGGCGCTGGAGTCGTCCGGCCACCTCACGCGGGCCGACGAGGAGCTGGTCGGCGTCTACGCGGCCACCGGCATGAGCACGTACCTGCTGAAGAACCTCCTGGCCGCCGGCGATGCCGCCGGGTCGGAGTACGAACTGTCGCTGGGCAACGACAAGGACGCCGTCGCCACCCGCGTCGCGTACCACCTCGGCCTGCAGGGTCCCGCGGTCGCGGTGCAGACGGCGTGCTCGTCGTCGCTGGTCGCCGTGCACGTGGCCGGGCAGGCCCTGCTTGCCGGGGAATGCGACGTCGCGCTGGCCGGGGCGGCGCACGTCCGGGTGCCGATGCGTTCGGGTTACCGGTACGAGCCGGGCGGGATCATGGCCCGGGACGGCGTCTGCCGTCCGTTCGACGCGGCCGCGACCGGCACGGTCGGCGGCAACGGCGCCGGGGTCGTCGTGCTGCGGCGCCTCGCCGACGCGGTGCGCGACGGCGACACGGTCCACGCCGTGGTCAAGGGTTCGGCCGTCAACAACGACGGCCGGGCCAAGGTCGGCTACACCGCGCCGGGCGTGGCCGGGCAGCTCGCGGTCATCCGGACCGCACACCAGGCCGCGGACGTCGACCCGGCCACTATCGGGTACGTCGAGGCGCACGGCACCGGCACCGCGCTCGGCGACCGCATCGAGCTGGCCGCGCTCACCCAGGCGTTCGGCACCGCGGGACGCCACGCGCTGGGCTCGGTCAAGGCGGTGACCGGGCACCTGGACGTCGCCGCCGGGGTCACCGGGCTGATCAAGGCGTGTCTCGCCGTGCGGCACGGCGTCGTGCCGCCCAGCCCCTACTGCACGACACCCCAGCCGGAGCTGGCGGACAGCCCGTTCTTCGTCAACACCGAGGCCGAGCCGTGGCCGGTGGCCGGGCCGAGGCGGGCGGCGGTGAGCTCGTTCGGCATCGGCGGGACCAACGCGCACGTCGTGATCGAGCAGGCCCCCGAAACCGCCCGCACGGAGACCGGCGGCGAACACGTCCTGGTCCTTTCGGCGCGCACGCCGGCCGCGCTCGAACAGGCGCGGAAGGACCTGCGCGAGCACCTCCGCGGCGAGGACGTCCCGATGGCGGACGTCGCGTACACGCTCCAGACGACCCGCCGCCGCTTCGAGCACCGGCTCGCGCTGGTGGCCCGTGACCGGGACGAGGCGGTCCGCCGTCTGGGTGGCGGACCGGACGCCGACACGGCCTCGGGCGACCTGACCGACGGCTCGGTGGCGTTCCTCTTCCCCGGCCAGGGCGCGCAGTACACGGGGATGGGCGCCGAGCTCCACCGGACCGAACCGGTGTTCCGCGAGCACTACGACACCTGCGCCGGCCTCCTGGGCTTCGACCTCGCGGAAGCGCTGCGGGGCGAGCAGCTCGGGCAGACCCGGATCACCCAGCCCGCGTTGTTCACCGTCGAGTACGCCCTCGCGAAACTGTGGCAGAGCAAGGGGATCCAGCCCGCCGCCATGGCCGGGCACAGCATCGGCGAGTACGTCGCCGCGTGCCTGGCCGGAGTGTTCGACCTCGAAGACGCGCTGGCGATCGTCGCCACCCGCGGCCGGCTGATGCAGGCGATGCCGGTCGGCGCGATGCTCTCCGTGTCCTTGCCCGCGGACGAGCTGGTGCTCCCGCCGGGCGTCGAGCTCGCCGCCGCCAACGCACCGCGGCTGTCCGTGGTAGCGGGGGAACGGGACGCGGTCGCCGCGTACGCCGGACGCTTGCGCGGCGACGGCGTGAAGTGCCGGGAGCTGCACACCTCCCACGCGTTCCACTCGGCGATGATGGACCCGGTCGTCGCGGAGTTCGCCGGGTTCGTCGCCGGGTTCCTGCTGCGGGCCCCGCAGATCCCGGTGCTGTCGAACGTGACCGGCGACTGGCTCACCGACGGCGACGCCCGTGATCCGGGCTACTGGGCCCGGCAGCTGCGCGCGCCCGTCCGGTTCGACGACTGCGCGAGCCGCCTGCTCGCGCGGCCGCACGCGCTGCTGGAGGTCGGGCCGGGCACGACGTTGACCACGTTGGTCGGCCAGCGCCCCGGCGCGCCGGCCCGGGCCACGGCCTCACTGGGCGGGCCGAAGTCGAGCGAGAGCGAGCGCGTCGCGATGGCGGGCGCGCTGGGACGGCTCTGGCTGGCCGGGGTCGCCGTGGAATGGCCGCGCGCCGGGCGGCATGTGCCCCTTCCCACTTACCCGTTCCAGCGCGAACGCCACTGGGTGGGGCCGGCGGCGACTCCGGAACCCGCGCCGGAAACCGTGCCCGCGGAACGGGACCGGACGCCGCTGGCGGTTGTCAGCGAAATCTGGGCCGAGCTGCTCGGCCTTCCGGACATCGGGGTCGACGACGACTTCTTCGTCCTCGGCGGACATTCGCTGCTCGGCACGAAGGTGGTCGCCCGGATCCGCGAAGCCCTCGGCGTCGACCTCCCGGCCGGCGCGGTGTTCGACGCGCCGACGATCGCCGGGCTCGCCGCCGCCGTCGAACAGCTCCTGGCCACCGACCCGATGGCGGAGCTGCTGGCGGAAATCCGCGCACTGTCACCGGAGGAGCTGCGGGCGCAGCTCGCCGCCACGAGGGGAGAAGACCGATGA
- a CDS encoding non-ribosomal peptide synthetase, protein MSVTPYPRERTVHGLFEDWADRTPDAPALRYRGLVVSYGELDRLANRLAHRLRRMGIGAEDRVGLCVRDGNWVVGALATLKAGGAYVPLDPAYPADRLRYMCRDAGVEVVLRGGETDIELAGEQVFLDTPATGREPETRLAARVFPESLAYVMYTSGSTGTPKGVAVGHRNIVRLVRSGDSIALGPGDTAVQAANISFDAATLETWGALLNGARLAGLEPGDVLVPDRFRQDLLESEADVVFLPTALLRQHALDAPGIFRSVRHLSFGGEQADLRTVRAVRRACPDTELVNLYGPTEITTYATAFRCHDLDGADVVPIGRATANSSAYVLDDELTPVPPETPGELYLGGDGVARGYLGRPWATAERFLPDPFATASGARMYRTGDLVQRRANGELEFLGRADRQVKVRGHRVEPAEVEAVLRGFPGLSDVVVTTGRDAGDDACLIAHVVLDDGLGVNALRRHLGERVPGYLVPAVFVPVDHLPLTPNGKVDTAALPAPEAAGAAPVTAGNRAERAVRQIWQDVLGVTVPAGEVHFPDLGGHSLAAARVRSRLSALSGVDVPLRLVFDHPTPRAQAAAVAELTATAEHLADTTAAPAAVKLDPAELLAGFED, encoded by the coding sequence GTGAGCGTGACACCGTATCCACGCGAACGGACCGTGCACGGGCTCTTCGAGGACTGGGCCGATCGCACGCCGGACGCGCCGGCCCTGCGTTACCGGGGTTTGGTGGTGTCCTACGGGGAACTGGACCGCCTGGCCAACCGCCTGGCGCATCGTCTGCGCCGCATGGGGATCGGCGCGGAGGACCGGGTCGGTCTCTGCGTCCGGGACGGGAACTGGGTCGTCGGCGCACTCGCGACGCTGAAGGCGGGCGGCGCCTACGTGCCGCTCGACCCGGCGTACCCGGCGGACCGGTTGCGGTACATGTGCCGGGACGCGGGTGTCGAAGTCGTGCTGCGCGGCGGGGAGACCGACATCGAACTGGCGGGGGAGCAGGTCTTCCTGGATACCCCGGCCACCGGCCGCGAGCCGGAAACCCGGTTGGCCGCAAGGGTCTTCCCGGAGTCGCTGGCGTACGTGATGTACACCTCGGGCTCGACCGGGACGCCCAAGGGCGTCGCGGTCGGGCACCGCAACATCGTCCGGCTGGTGCGCAGCGGGGACTCGATAGCGCTGGGCCCGGGCGACACCGCGGTGCAGGCGGCGAACATCTCGTTCGACGCTGCCACGCTCGAGACCTGGGGTGCGCTGCTCAACGGCGCCCGGCTGGCCGGGCTCGAGCCCGGCGACGTGCTCGTGCCCGACCGGTTCCGGCAAGACCTGCTCGAGTCCGAAGCGGACGTGGTGTTCCTGCCGACGGCGCTGCTCCGGCAGCACGCGCTCGACGCGCCCGGGATTTTCCGTTCTGTGCGGCACCTTTCGTTCGGTGGCGAGCAAGCGGACCTGCGTACCGTGCGGGCCGTCCGGCGGGCGTGCCCGGACACCGAGCTCGTGAACCTCTACGGGCCGACCGAAATCACCACCTACGCCACCGCGTTCCGCTGCCACGACCTCGACGGCGCCGACGTCGTGCCGATCGGCCGGGCCACGGCCAACAGCAGCGCCTATGTGCTCGACGACGAGCTGACGCCCGTGCCGCCGGAGACGCCGGGCGAGCTGTACCTCGGCGGCGACGGCGTCGCCCGCGGCTACCTCGGACGGCCATGGGCGACGGCGGAACGGTTCCTGCCGGATCCGTTCGCCACGGCTTCCGGGGCGCGCATGTACAGGACGGGTGACCTCGTGCAGCGTCGGGCGAACGGTGAGCTGGAGTTTCTCGGCCGCGCGGACCGGCAGGTCAAGGTCCGCGGGCACCGGGTCGAGCCGGCCGAGGTCGAGGCGGTGCTGCGGGGCTTTCCCGGCCTCTCCGACGTCGTCGTGACCACCGGCCGCGACGCCGGTGACGATGCCTGCCTGATCGCCCACGTCGTGCTCGACGACGGCCTCGGCGTGAACGCTCTTCGCCGTCACCTCGGCGAGCGGGTGCCCGGATACCTGGTGCCCGCGGTCTTCGTGCCGGTGGACCACCTGCCGCTCACGCCCAACGGCAAGGTCGACACCGCGGCGTTGCCGGCTCCGGAAGCCGCGGGCGCGGCGCCGGTCACGGCCGGGAACCGGGCCGAGCGCGCGGTGCGGCAGATCTGGCAGGACGTCCTCGGGGTCACCGTGCCCGCGGGGGAGGTGCATTTCCCCGACCTGGGCGGGCATTCGCTCGCCGCCGCCCGCGTGCGCTCCCGGCTGTCCGCACTGTCCGGTGTGGACGTTCCGCTGCGCCTGGTGTTCGACCATCCGACACCGCGCGCGCAGGCGGCCGCCGTCGCCGAGCTGACGGCGACCGCCGAGCACCTCGCGGACACCACGGCCGCACCGGCGGCGGTGAAGCTGGACCCGGCCGAGCTGCTGGCCGGATTCGAAGACTGA
- a CDS encoding MbtH family protein, with amino-acid sequence MNGEPRHRVVVNHEEQYSIWPAHRQNPPGWRDTGHEGTRAECLDHVERVWTDLRPRSVRQ; translated from the coding sequence ATGAACGGCGAGCCACGCCACCGCGTCGTCGTGAACCACGAAGAGCAGTACTCGATCTGGCCCGCGCACCGGCAGAACCCGCCGGGCTGGCGGGACACCGGCCACGAGGGCACCCGCGCCGAGTGCCTGGACCACGTCGAGCGGGTCTGGACCGATCTCCGGCCGCGCAGCGTCCGCCAGTAG
- a CDS encoding BTAD domain-containing putative transcriptional regulator: protein MTLLPSSGSVIPPALSAFAYVRDEHPEKSGEPRADPATVLRDRVKAGDRVAAELLLAGLGEQASGTGFPDNGKQPPVAWRAALVAYCGTGLAEVVELLGETQTAGQPAREDVQFSLLAAVWYLAWGDLAGSRELARHAGEVARDLDAAARAACHRVLAVQASHDGDDALADEHSRTALELAPGAHGTLLALTMSLYRARHALERERLAEAVAESEAAVRVGRVAGYPGFEPFALGIAAAAKAQLGRLGEALADALGAARTPATGAARRDRAFGLTVLGGVHRRRREALQAREALEAALGEPMDCPAAGVVRTVALAELARVRATDDLRSAREYARQAVESATGPGRTAALLGRSWVALLSGDTATAAADAEEVKAIASLDERPAATAEALELLGLLAAAPKAAADRFHEAGLRYRQVGDRLGEARVRMAAAALRGITGSRSVRWEQETLRHQGVRLDPGVADALTVVARRAPVIAVHALGGFRVLRGGVGVEPGEWQSKKARDLLKILVSYRGRPVPRARLMDLLWPGQSPSTGGNRLSVQLSTLRRVLDPDRRIQHGSPIIADRAAIAVNLDLVDVDVERFLITASDACTAHRHGHDDTAELLSAAESLYVGEFMPDEVYADWSQELRDEAEAAYISVLRAKAARSGDVDQRVSSLLRILRCDSYDEEAHIKLVQVLHEAGRHGEAQRRYRAYALCMQEIGVVPAMPQHPKKNRAL from the coding sequence ATGACTCTGCTCCCGTCCTCCGGATCCGTCATCCCCCCGGCGCTCAGCGCGTTCGCCTACGTCCGTGACGAACACCCCGAGAAGTCCGGAGAGCCCCGGGCGGATCCGGCGACGGTGCTGCGTGACCGGGTCAAGGCCGGTGACCGGGTCGCCGCGGAGCTGCTGCTCGCCGGCCTCGGTGAGCAGGCGTCGGGCACCGGGTTCCCGGACAACGGGAAGCAGCCTCCCGTGGCGTGGCGGGCGGCGCTGGTCGCGTACTGCGGGACCGGGCTCGCCGAGGTGGTCGAGCTCCTCGGCGAAACGCAGACGGCCGGGCAACCGGCCCGCGAAGACGTGCAGTTCTCGCTCCTCGCCGCGGTTTGGTACCTCGCGTGGGGCGACCTTGCGGGCAGCCGCGAGCTGGCCCGTCACGCCGGCGAGGTCGCTCGGGACCTCGATGCCGCGGCTCGGGCCGCCTGCCACCGCGTCCTGGCTGTGCAGGCGAGCCACGACGGCGACGATGCGCTGGCCGACGAGCACTCCCGGACCGCGCTGGAGCTGGCGCCGGGCGCGCACGGGACGCTGCTGGCGTTGACGATGTCCCTGTACCGAGCGCGGCACGCACTGGAGCGGGAGCGGCTCGCCGAAGCGGTCGCGGAATCCGAGGCGGCGGTCCGGGTCGGGCGGGTGGCGGGCTATCCGGGTTTCGAGCCGTTCGCGCTCGGCATCGCCGCGGCCGCGAAAGCCCAGCTCGGTCGACTCGGCGAGGCGCTCGCCGACGCGCTCGGCGCGGCCCGGACCCCGGCCACCGGTGCTGCGCGCCGCGACCGGGCGTTCGGGCTGACGGTGCTCGGCGGGGTGCATCGGCGCCGGCGTGAAGCGCTCCAGGCCCGCGAGGCGCTGGAGGCTGCGCTCGGGGAACCGATGGACTGCCCGGCGGCCGGGGTCGTCAGGACGGTCGCACTGGCGGAACTGGCCCGTGTCCGCGCCACGGACGACCTGCGGTCGGCTCGCGAATACGCGCGCCAGGCGGTCGAGTCGGCGACGGGGCCGGGCCGGACGGCGGCCCTGCTGGGCCGCAGCTGGGTGGCGCTGCTGAGTGGTGACACCGCCACGGCCGCGGCCGACGCCGAGGAGGTCAAGGCCATCGCGTCCCTGGACGAGCGGCCCGCGGCCACCGCCGAGGCCCTCGAGCTGCTGGGGCTCCTGGCGGCCGCCCCGAAGGCGGCGGCCGACCGGTTCCACGAAGCGGGCCTGCGTTACCGCCAGGTCGGCGACCGGCTCGGCGAGGCGCGGGTCAGGATGGCCGCGGCCGCCCTCCGCGGCATCACCGGCAGCCGGTCCGTGCGCTGGGAACAGGAAACGCTGCGCCACCAGGGTGTCCGGTTGGATCCCGGGGTGGCGGACGCGCTGACGGTGGTCGCGCGGCGCGCGCCCGTGATCGCCGTGCACGCACTCGGCGGGTTCCGCGTGCTGCGAGGCGGCGTCGGCGTCGAGCCGGGGGAGTGGCAGTCGAAGAAGGCCCGCGACCTGCTCAAGATCCTGGTGTCGTACCGCGGACGTCCGGTGCCGCGGGCCCGGCTGATGGACCTGCTGTGGCCGGGTCAGTCCCCGTCGACCGGCGGGAACCGGTTGTCGGTGCAGCTTTCCACGCTCCGGCGCGTGCTGGACCCCGACCGGCGGATCCAGCACGGGAGCCCGATCATCGCCGATCGGGCGGCCATCGCGGTGAACCTGGACCTCGTCGACGTCGACGTCGAGCGCTTCCTGATCACCGCGTCGGACGCCTGCACGGCCCACCGCCACGGGCACGACGACACGGCCGAGCTGCTGTCCGCCGCGGAATCGCTCTACGTCGGCGAATTCATGCCGGACGAGGTGTATGCCGACTGGAGCCAGGAACTCCGGGACGAAGCCGAAGCCGCGTACATCAGCGTCCTGCGGGCCAAGGCGGCGCGCTCCGGCGACGTCGACCAGCGCGTGTCCAGCCTGCTGCGCATCCTGCGCTGCGACTCCTACGACGAGGAAGCGCACATCAAGCTCGTGCAGGTGCTGCACGAAGCGGGCAGGCACGGTGAGGCCCAGCGCCGCTACCGGGCCTACGCGCTCTGTATGCAGGAGATCGGTGTGGTGCCCGCGATGCCCCAGCATCCGAAGAAAAACCGGGCGCTCTGA
- a CDS encoding non-ribosomal peptide synthetase, with product MTELLGRLRALTPERRAAFLRALRQDHERYDLHPLTAAQRRMWLHEKLRPGSRRDHVSFRIDLDGDLDVPALTAAFDRVLARHQALRTVFADIDGEPWQLVLAEPAAESRLRVASHPGDRPFDLEHAPPVRATLSLAGWHSWVLHLELHHIVCDGWSMGLIFDDLSRFAAGGSATAQAPRHVDVAFSKPREELLPFWRDHLRDAPSTVELPADRPRPAVLDEDGEEVAFSWPAELAEGVAALAVELGGTPFMVLLAAWEAVLRRYGRERDFVVATPVSGRTELSTEDAVGLFVNTLALRATVDTADTFRELAGRVRDTTLDALTHQDLPFDTLVDDLRPERDPSRMPLAQVMFAVEEAWADRLRLPGVAVRTAERATGTATYDLTLLLTPRPGGIDGRLEYRTSLFDRGTAERIAGHVRTLLTAALAGPDRRVGELPLLSAPERREIDGWSTTKPPVEGPRADELVAGVAAERIAVVAGDSRLTYGELTARANRIAALLRRHGVTAETPVGVCLPPCPDAVAAFLGVLAAGGMYVPLNAQLPADRIRYLVADSGAHVVLADETTAPLLPPGTDAVLLDEVGAVPGPPHRAEIPPDAAAYLIYTSGSTGRPKGVVCTHRGLTNLVGAIRDLLAIGPDDRVLQFHSAGFDAVVSDIVTALCTGAELHLAARHDRTPGPDLVRTLRERRITMLDVPPVALQAMDPAGLPDLRVLTVGGEVCPADVAAAWSRGREFFNTYGPTETSVMVTGGRYPGGPAVPIGAPMTGARIHVVDEDLHPVPAGVTGEICIGGACVGRGYLGRPAQTAAAFVPDPFAGDGTRMYRTGDLAKWRPDGSLDILGRADAQVKIRGHRVEPGEVEARLRDCAGVDRCAVVVREDVPGDKRLVGYVVSGTPLGADELRDELSRELPDYLVPTAFVRIPELPVTPNGKLDHRALPAPGASRPRLGTAFRSPRGAAEEAVATVWRAVLGLDEVGVDDNFFDLGGNSMLLVKVHEGLQAVLGVRVAAVELFRYPTVAQLARFLADGEPGARRPESDGSGRRALATRTRRVRGERGKR from the coding sequence ATGACCGAACTGCTGGGGCGCCTCCGCGCGCTCACCCCCGAACGCCGCGCGGCGTTCCTGCGGGCTCTCCGCCAGGACCACGAACGGTACGACCTCCACCCGCTGACCGCCGCCCAGCGCCGGATGTGGCTGCACGAGAAGCTGCGCCCGGGCAGCAGGCGGGACCACGTCAGCTTCCGCATCGACCTCGACGGCGACCTGGACGTCCCGGCGCTGACCGCCGCGTTCGACCGGGTACTGGCCCGCCACCAGGCGCTGCGGACGGTGTTCGCCGACATCGACGGCGAACCCTGGCAGCTGGTGCTGGCCGAACCCGCCGCCGAATCCCGCCTCCGCGTGGCTTCCCACCCCGGGGACCGGCCCTTCGACCTGGAGCACGCGCCCCCGGTGCGGGCGACGCTGAGCCTGGCCGGCTGGCACAGCTGGGTGCTCCACCTCGAACTGCACCACATCGTGTGCGACGGCTGGAGCATGGGCCTGATCTTCGACGACCTTTCCCGCTTCGCCGCGGGAGGAAGCGCCACCGCGCAAGCACCACGGCACGTCGACGTGGCCTTCTCGAAGCCGCGGGAGGAGCTGCTGCCGTTCTGGCGGGACCACCTCCGGGACGCACCCTCCACAGTGGAGCTGCCGGCGGATCGGCCCCGGCCGGCGGTGCTCGACGAGGACGGCGAAGAGGTCGCCTTCAGCTGGCCCGCCGAGCTCGCCGAGGGCGTGGCGGCACTGGCGGTGGAGCTCGGCGGCACGCCGTTCATGGTGCTGCTCGCCGCCTGGGAAGCCGTGCTGCGCCGCTACGGGCGGGAGCGCGACTTCGTGGTCGCGACCCCGGTCTCCGGCCGGACCGAACTGTCCACCGAGGACGCCGTCGGCCTGTTCGTCAACACACTGGCGCTCCGGGCGACGGTGGACACCGCAGACACGTTCCGTGAGCTCGCGGGCCGCGTGCGGGACACGACGCTGGACGCGCTCACGCACCAGGACCTGCCGTTCGACACCCTCGTCGACGACCTGCGGCCGGAGCGCGACCCGTCCCGGATGCCGCTGGCTCAGGTCATGTTCGCGGTGGAAGAGGCCTGGGCGGACCGGCTGCGGCTGCCCGGGGTCGCCGTCCGGACCGCCGAGCGGGCCACCGGCACGGCGACCTACGACCTCACGCTGCTGCTCACCCCGCGGCCCGGCGGCATCGACGGCCGCCTCGAGTACCGCACCTCGCTGTTCGACCGGGGCACGGCGGAGCGGATCGCCGGACACGTCCGGACGTTGCTCACCGCCGCCCTCGCCGGCCCCGATCGGCGCGTGGGCGAACTCCCGTTGCTGTCGGCCCCGGAACGGCGCGAGATCGACGGCTGGAGCACGACGAAACCGCCGGTCGAGGGGCCCCGGGCGGACGAGCTGGTCGCCGGTGTCGCGGCCGAGCGGATCGCCGTCGTGGCCGGGGACAGCCGGCTCACCTACGGCGAGCTCACCGCCCGGGCGAACCGGATCGCGGCGCTGCTGCGGCGGCACGGGGTCACCGCCGAGACGCCGGTGGGTGTCTGCCTCCCGCCGTGTCCGGACGCGGTGGCCGCCTTCCTGGGCGTGCTCGCCGCCGGCGGCATGTACGTCCCGCTGAACGCCCAGCTGCCCGCCGACCGGATCCGCTACCTGGTGGCGGATTCAGGGGCGCACGTCGTGCTGGCGGACGAGACGACCGCACCGCTGCTACCCCCGGGCACCGATGCCGTGCTGCTGGACGAGGTGGGCGCCGTGCCGGGTCCGCCGCACCGGGCGGAGATCCCGCCGGACGCGGCGGCGTACCTGATCTACACCTCGGGTTCGACCGGCCGCCCCAAGGGCGTCGTCTGCACCCACCGCGGGCTGACGAACCTGGTGGGCGCGATCCGCGACCTGCTGGCGATCGGCCCGGACGACCGGGTCCTGCAGTTCCATTCGGCAGGCTTCGACGCGGTCGTCTCGGACATCGTGACCGCGCTGTGCACCGGCGCCGAGCTGCACCTCGCGGCGCGGCACGACCGCACACCCGGCCCCGACCTCGTCCGGACCCTGCGCGAGCGCCGGATCACCATGCTGGACGTCCCGCCGGTGGCGCTGCAGGCCATGGACCCCGCCGGCCTGCCGGACCTGCGGGTGCTCACCGTCGGCGGCGAGGTGTGCCCGGCGGACGTCGCCGCGGCCTGGTCACGCGGCCGCGAGTTCTTCAACACCTACGGCCCCACGGAGACCTCCGTGATGGTCACCGGCGGCCGCTACCCGGGCGGCCCGGCCGTCCCCATCGGAGCGCCGATGACCGGGGCGCGGATCCACGTCGTCGACGAGGACCTCCACCCGGTGCCGGCCGGGGTGACCGGCGAGATCTGCATCGGCGGGGCCTGCGTGGGCCGCGGCTACCTGGGCCGGCCCGCCCAGACCGCGGCGGCGTTCGTGCCCGATCCGTTCGCCGGTGACGGCACCCGGATGTACCGCACCGGCGATCTCGCGAAGTGGCGCCCGGACGGCTCGCTGGACATCCTCGGCCGGGCCGATGCCCAGGTGAAGATCCGCGGCCACCGGGTCGAGCCCGGCGAGGTCGAGGCGCGCTTGCGGGACTGCGCCGGGGTCGACCGCTGCGCGGTGGTCGTCCGCGAGGACGTCCCCGGTGACAAGCGGCTGGTCGGGTACGTCGTGTCCGGCACCCCGCTGGGCGCCGACGAGCTGCGGGACGAGCTTTCGCGGGAGCTACCCGACTACCTGGTGCCGACCGCGTTCGTCCGGATCCCGGAGCTGCCGGTGACCCCGAACGGCAAGCTCGACCACCGGGCGCTCCCGGCACCGGGCGCGAGCCGGCCCCGGCTCGGCACGGCGTTCCGCTCGCCGCGGGGGGCGGCGGAGGAGGCCGTCGCCACGGTGTGGCGCGCGGTGCTCGGGCTGGACGAGGTCGGCGTGGACGACAACTTCTTCGACCTCGGCGGCAATTCGATGCTGCTGGTGAAAGTCCACGAAGGACTGCAAGCCGTGCTGGGTGTCCGCGTGGCCGCGGTGGAGCTGTTCCGGTACCCCACGGTGGCGCAGCTGGCTCGCTTCCTCGCGGACGGCGAACCCGGAGCGCGCCGTCCGGAGAGCGACGGCAGCGGCCGGCGAGCGTTGGCGACGCGTACCCGCCGGGTGCGCGGGGAGCGGGGGAAACGATGA